The Haemorhous mexicanus isolate bHaeMex1 chromosome 5, bHaeMex1.pri, whole genome shotgun sequence genome contains a region encoding:
- the E2F7 gene encoding transcription factor E2F7, with product MEVSVLALRDLASARSGRRGRAEAAQKENIYDRSRMAPKTPIKNEPIDLSKQKGCTPERNPITPVKIIDRPQPDPWTPTTNLKILVSAASPDMRDREKKKELFRPIENSEQSDTPDSLQYDIVDDSTVDEFEKQRPSRKQKSLGLLCQKFLARYPNYPLSTEKTTISLDEVASILGVERRRIYDIVNVLESLQLVSRVAKNQYCWHGRHNLSQTLKMLQEAGELQYGELMTSQHKEQDLEYKFGEQKKETIPDSQDRPLLDFSEPDCTSASANSRKDKSLRIMSQKFVMLFLVSKTKIVTLDVAAKILIEETQDTVDHSKFKTKVRRLYDIANVLTSLGLIMKVHVTEERGRKPAFKWIGPVEFPERTDELRGHSPTSDPLPETQRGACAQYQTSATGKQRFTRHASFNSAQPCEATRRKVSSEPNSPRQDRQACIVNSDENCSKMINLAAVCRQKIEEDTGNKACDTETILSSAKNSNISLPFSLLPVPGDSDFCVNPLPQAVFPMVQADVPSFSLPNGISSQASHPSTPAASKTENGKPTLVPNQPFLCFPSSSLFMLCGGLQENNLSEPLPAAGDLGNRSAEAQAPVPPTALQKRSSHKCSSPSAPVDDEEPAAKKQALEHSDLPLSLVVPKKPSESPKAESSPGSGCSAAVHLEINRPDLASPAAPEVANKESTKPLDCQEQEKQSQNKDPDEPSQENEHISKENGYQPFQPQYLYVQPTAGLSSFNFLFSANQAPGAISLAANQLPSLSVPCVMVPSAALASFPLVCSPSFTSPLSSVPDGSFSAAASTNFSVSSLASTTPVFISTTAVVPPKVSPAPPVDPQQPAHPALHLSPVLTRSCSAVKLDSPVCMGHPVTLLKLQQPSSAPLTPKSIRPAHHEAFFKTPGSLGDPVAWKKNEGNQTRNASSVQRRLEISSTSPD from the exons GAAAACATATATGATCGATCCAGGATGGCCCCAAAGACTCCCATTAAGAATGAACCAATTGATTTGTCCAAGCAAAAAGGCTGCACACCGGAAAGAAATCCAATTACACCTGTTAAGATCATTGACAGACCTCAACCTGATCCCTGGACTCCTACTACTAACCTGAAGATTCTTGTTAGTGCTGCTAGTCCTGACATGAgggacagggaaaagaaaaaagagctctTCAGACCCATTGAAAACAGTGAGCAGAGTGACACACCTGATTCGTTACAG tatGATATAGTAGATGACAGCACGGTTGATGAATTTGAAAAGCAGAGGcccagcagaaaacagaaaagcttaGGACTCTTGTGCCAAAAGTTTCTAGCTCGCTATCCAAATTATCCATTGTCAACAGAGAAAACTACCATTTCTTTGGATGAAGTGGCTTCAATTCTTG GAGTTGAACGAAGACGAATTTATGATATTGTGAATGTCCTGGAGTCGTTGCAGTTGGTCAGTCGTGTGGCCAAGAACCAATACTGCTGGCATGGCCGGCACAACCTCAGCCAAACTCTGAAAATGCttcaggaggcaggagagctgcagtaTGGAGAGTTAATGACCTCCCAGCACAAGGAGCAGGACTTAGAGTACAAATTTggagaacagaaaaaggaaactaTTCCAGATTCTCAAGACAGACCGTTACTGGACTTTTCAGAACCAGATTGCACCTCTG CATCTGCAAACAGCAGAAAGGACAAGTCATTGCGGATTATGAGCCAAAAGTTTGTCATGCTGTTCCTTGTCTCCAAGACCAAGATAGTCACTCTGGATGTCGCAGCAAAGATACTGATAGAAGAAACCCAGGATACAGTGGACCACAGCAAATTTAAAA CAAAGGTACGAAGACTGTATGATATTGCCAACGTTCTCACCAGCCTAGGCTTGATCATGAAAGTCCACGTCACAGAGGAGCGAGGACGCAAGCCAGCTTTTAAGTGGATTGGGCCTGTGGAATTCCCTGAAAGAACTG ATGAGCTGAGAGGGCATAGCCCAACATCAGATCCTCTGCCAGAGACACAGAGAGGAGCCTGTGCCCAGTACCAGACCAGTGCTACTGGAAAGCAAAGGTTTACACGACATGCTTCATTTAACAGTGCACAGCCTTGTGAAGCAACCAGAAGGAAGGTCAGTTCTGAGCCTAACAGCCCCCGTCAAGACAGGCAAG CCTGTATTGTGAATTCAGATGAAAATTGTTCCAAAATGATAAATCTAGCAGCTGTCTGCAGGCAGAAAATAGAGGAAGATACTGG gAATAAAGCTTGCGACACTGAAACGATACTAAGTTCAGCAAAGAACTCCAACATAAGCTTacctttctctcttcttccgGTTCCTGGGGACTCCGATTTTTGTGTTAACCCTTTGCCTCAGGCAGTTTTCCCTATGGTTCAGGCAGATGTGCCAAGCTTCTCACTACCAAATGGTATTAGCAGCCAGGCTTCACACCCTTCCACTCCAGCAGCCtccaaaacagaaaatggaaaacctACCCTGGTCCCCAACCAACCCTTCCTGTGCTTCCCATCTTCATCCCTTTTTATGTTGTGTGGTGGTCTTCAGGAAAATAACTTGAGCGAGCCCCTGCCCGCTGCAGGAGACCTGGGAAACAGGAGTGCAGAAGCTCAGGCTCCTGTACCTCCCACTGCCCTCCAAAAGCGCAGCTCCCACAAGTGCTCATCGCCCTCTGCACCTGTAGATGATGAAGAGCCAGCTGCCAAAAAGCAGGCGTTGGAGCACAGTGATCTTCCCCTCTCACTTGTAGTACCCAAG aAGCCTTCTGAGTCACCCAAGGCAGAATCTTCCCCAGGAAGTGGCTGTTCAGCTGCTGTACATCTAGAAATAAATCGTCCTGACCTTGcaagtcctgctgctccagaggtgGCAAACAAGGAGTCTACTAAGCCTTTGGATTGTCAGGAGCAAGAAAAACAATCTCAGAACAAAGACCCTGATGAACCCTCTCAAGAAAACGAGCACATCTCTAAAGAAAATGGCTATCAACCTTTCCAACCACAGTATCTTTATGTTCAGCCTACTGCTG GATTAAgcagttttaattttctgttctctgcaAACCAAGCCCCTGGTGCCATCAGCCTGGCTGCGAACCAGTTGCCTTCTCTAAGTGTGCCCTGTGTCATGGTGCCATCAGCAGCCTTGGCTTCCTTCCCTCTCGTCTGTTCTCCCTCGTTCACCAGTCCTCTTTCTTCAGTTCCCGATGGCTccttctcagctgctgcctccacgAATTTCAgtgtgtccagcctggcctccaCCACCCCTGTGTTCATAAGCACCACGGCCGTTGTCCCCCCCAAGGTCTCACCCGCCCCTCCGGTGGATCCACAGCAGCCGGCTCACCCCGCTCTGCACCTGAGTCCTGTGCTCACAAGATCTTGCAGTGCTGTTAAGCTGGACTCCCCCGTGTGTATGGGACACCCAGTGACCCTTCTGAAGCTGCAGCAG CCTTCATCAGCTCCTCTCACTCCCAAGAGTATTCGTCCTGCACATCAtgaggcatttttcaaaactCCTGGAAGTCTTGGAGACCCTGTGGcttggaagaaaaatgaaggcaaCCAGACCAGAAatgccagctctgtgcagaggaGACTGGAAATCTCTAGTACCAGCCCTGACTAA